A single window of Salvia splendens isolate huo1 chromosome 8, SspV2, whole genome shotgun sequence DNA harbors:
- the LOC121743953 gene encoding protein RETICULATA-RELATED 6, chloroplastic-like, producing the protein MKMEPRTLTVKPPGFHFPTNKLPRRHVSFRRVVTAELSTSPAKRRDVLVAPLLALGAYALHSAAAKADETAETKQHVKDETINSRIYDATAIGEPLALGKDKSKAWEKMMNARIVYLGEAEQVPTRDDKEVEMEIVSKLRKRCAQAGRPLSLALEAIPCDLQSPLNSYIDGRITADALESLLTHWPSQRWQEYEPLLTYCRDNGIPIVACGLPLEVLRTIHGEGVGGLSKSDRKKYGPPAGSGFISGFRSISRRSSSSSSSSSSLDINFSSPPTPFEPSSYFSMQAKVVEDYSMSQIILQAVTAGGSNGMLVVVTGANHVAYGARGTGLPARISRKIQKKNQVVILLDPERQYIRREGEVPVADFLWYSAARPCSRNCFDRAEIARVMNAAGTRREALPQDLQNGLDLGLVSPEVLQNFFDLERYPIISELTHRFQGFRERLLADPKFLHRLAIEESISITTALVAQYTRRGDRFIQELDYVVTDTLRGVVVDFFTVWLPAPTLSFLPVMDSAAPDSLEAVKGLLGSIPDNAFQKNPVGRDWNLSHRIASVVFGGLKLAGVGFVSSIGAVVSSNILYLLRKLINPSFAAMEQNKRSPILKSALVYSTFLGTSANLRYQFIAGIVEHRISEEISDQPLLVNGISFVARTINSYLGTQQWIDLARSTGVQASKKEEEIVVTSYEVLEDTTNMDEAEANQQ; encoded by the exons ATGAAGATGGAGCCTCGCACTTTAACCGTCAAACCTCCCGGCTTCCACTTCCCAACAAACAAACTCCCCCGCCGCCACGTCTCCTTCCGCCGCGTCGTCACCGCCGAATTAAGCACCTCCCCGGCCAAGCGCCGCGACGTGCTCGTCGCCCCCTTGCTCGCCCTCGGAGCGTACGCGCTCCACTCGGCCGCGGCCAAGGCGGACGAGACGGCCGAAACCAAGCAGCATGTCAAGGACGAGACGATTAATTCGAGGATTTATGACGCGACGGCGATAGGAGAGCCGCTGGCGCTGGGGAAGGACAAGAGCAAGGCGTGGGAGAAGATGATGAACGCGCGGATCGTGTATTTAGGGGAGGCCGAGCAGGTCCCGACGCGGGACGACAAGGAGGTGGAGATGGAGATCGTGAGCAAGCTGAGGAAGAGATGCGCGCAAGCTGGGAGGCCCTTGTCGTTGGCCTTGGAGGCTATTCCTTGTGACCTGCAGTCCCCCCTCAATAGCTATATCGATGGCAGGATCACTGCAGACGCCCTCGAGTCTTTGCTAACGCATTGGCCGTCGCAGCGCTGGCAGGAATACGAGCCTCTGCTCACTTACTGCCGCGATAATGGAATTCCAATTGTTGCGTGCGGCCTCCCCCTTGAG GTTTTGAGAACAATTCATGGTGAAGGGGTAGGCGGGCTCTCGAAAAGTGACCGTAAGAAATATGGTCCACCTGCAGGGTCGGGCTTCATCTCGGGGTTCCGGTCTATCTCAAGGCGATCCTCATCATCTTCGTCGTCGTCATCCTCTCTTGATATAAATTTCTCGAGTCCGCCTACTCCCTTCGAGCCGAGCTCTTACTTCTCCATGCAAGCGAAAGTGGTGGAGGACTACTCCATGTCTCAGATCATTCTGCAAGCCGTCACAGCCGGCGGGAGCAACGGGATGCTGGTAGTGGTGACGGGCGCCAACCATGTCGCCTACGGGGCCAGGGGGACGGGTCTACCCGCAAGAATATCCAGAAAGATCCAGAAGAAAAACCAAGTAGTGATATTGCTTGACCCTGAGCGCCAGTATATCAGGAGGGAGGGAGAAGTCCCTGTCGCGGACTTCTTGTGGTACTCGGCCGCCAGGCCCTGCAGTCGGAACTGCTTCGATCGCGCTGAAATCGCTCGAGTCATGAATGCTGCTGGAACTAGGAGAGAAGCCTTACCTCAG GACCTTCAAAACGGACTAGATCTCGGTCTAGTGTCCCCTGAAGTACTACAGAATTTCTTCGATCTAGAGCGATACCCTATCATCTCCGAACTAACACACCGTTTCCAG GGGTTTAGAGAAAGACTACTGGCAGATCCCAAATTTCTACATAGATTGGCCATAGAAGAGTCCATATCAATCACCACAGCCCTGGTAGCTCAATACACGAGGCGCGGGGACAGATTCATCCAAGAGCTGGACTACGTTGTCACGGATACATTAAGAGGGGTCGTGGTGGATTTCTTCACAGTGTGGCTCCCAGCGCCCACCCTGTCGTTCCTCCCTGTCATGGACTCTGCAGCCCCGGACAGCTTGGAAGCAGTGAAGGGCCTGTTGGGGTCCATCCCCGACAACGCCTTCCAGAAGAATCCGGTCGGGAGGGACTGGAACTTGAGCCATAGAATAGCATCAGTGGTGTTTGGTGGACTAAAGCTGGCTGGTGTGGGATTCGTCTCCAGCATTGGCGCGGTGGTCTCGTCAAACATACTGTACCTGCTTCGGAAGCTCATCAATCCAAGCTTTGCTGCGATGGAGCAGAACAAGCGCTCGCCTATACTAAAATCTGCCCTCGTCTATTCAACCTTCCTCGGAACATCAGCAAATCTGCGGTATCAG TTTATTGCAGGAATAGTGGAGCATAGGATATCGGAGGAGATCTCTGACCAGCCATTGCTAGTGAACGGGATCTCGTTTGTGGCTCGAACGATAAACTCGTACTTGGGAACGCAG CAATGGATAGATCTGGCAAGGTCCACAGGAGTGCAGGCTAgtaagaaggaagaagaaatagTAGTAACATCGTATGAAGTCTTAGAAGATACTACCAACATGGATGAAGCTGAAGCCAACCAGCAATAG
- the LOC121743969 gene encoding PRA1 family protein B3-like — translation MAAPATLPISNPQSESQPPIATPAFRAFISRLNSNIRNGLAQRRPWLELLDRSSFSRPDSLSDAASRIRKNFSYFRVNYVSLIALSLALSLFSHPLSLLVLLTLLAAWIFLYLFRPADQPLVLAGRTFSDPETLGILVVSTIVVVFLTSVGSLLISALLLGLAVVCAHGAFRMPEDLFLDDQEQVNTGFLSFLGGAASSAAAAAAPTVVAARV, via the coding sequence ATGGCCGCTCCGGCGACTCTCCCGATCTCCAACCCTCAATCCGAATCCCAGCCGCCGATCGCCACCCCCGCCTTCCGCGCCTTCATCTCCCGCCTCAATTCCAACATCCGCAACGGCCTCGCCCAGCGCCGCCCCTGGCTGGAGCTCCTCGACCGCTCCTCCTTCTCCCGCCCCGACTCCCTCTCCGACGCCGCCTCCCGCATCCGCAAAAATTTCTCCTACTTCCGCGTCAATTACGTCTCCCTCATCGCCCTCTCCCTCGCCCTCTCCCTCTTCTCCCACCCCCTCTCCCTCCTCGTCCTCCTCACCCTCCTCGCCGCCTGGATCTTCCTCTACCTCTTCCGCCCCGCCGATCAGCCGCTCGTCCTCGCCGGCCGCACCTTCTCCGATCCCGAAACCTTGGGGATTCTCGTGGTTTCCACCATAGTTGTGGTGTTCCTCACCAGCGTCGGATCGCTGCTCATCTCCGCGCTGCTCCTCGGCCTCGCCGTGGTCTGCGCGCACGGCGCGTTCCGGATGCCTGAGGATTTGTTTTTGGATGATCAGGAGCAGGTCAACACCGGCTTCCTCTCGTTTCTAGGCGGCgccgcctcctccgccgccgcggcCGCTGCTCCTACTGTTGTCGCAGCGCGCGTCTGA
- the LOC121745815 gene encoding protein FAR1-RELATED SEQUENCE 5-like: MTMVVVPDCSPELKPVVGQKFQYLDFAFTFYDVYARAIGFDMRKQGMRKTDDVTTWYYVVCDREWKKKSNDDDQLNARSGFSMKRRRLSKRCGCKASISFKFFSEWGLPSYIIQEFNKAHNHHMVESEHQQFMSINRKLDDVHKKFILDCSKANIGPTLTFKVLKEILGGFDLVGCTVRDIRNASRDIKAYAHGFDVQMVLDDMAKKKEMSEAFTYHYEVNAYYHMFGDIVAFDSTYNTNRYCMIFTHFTGKDNHGRPTFRQMHGCSTQDDRDRQDLGMRSAIEEWNSRTTLDYHDATAPPILATTLPFEKHASTLYTDSMFKKIQEETVEGNDRCRVLGFSSTEMADTYKLGDINRNSYVVCHDKNDDSYSCECKLFGRQGYLCNHIFFLFRNNEVKKIPEKYYESRWMKTPLVKAVHGEFHDALPTRSIVVDRQTVSKQAISMFYGFLRRFETDIEVLRAFVGGVEELGNSLQVGTPPTIASEKRRMIEEFYGMVRSEVVEVHPPNVVKTKGHASSSASRLISKREKVVKDATRPLRRCKACDEMGHHDSRNCPMLKEMAMEKETRKGKRPA, from the exons ATGACAA TGGTGGTTGTACCTGATTGTTCTCCTGAGTTAAAGCCTGTCGTCGGACAGAAATTCCAATACCTAGATTTCGCTTTCACTTTTTACGATGTATACGCCCGCGCTATTGGTTTTGATATGCGCAAACAAGGGATGAGGAAGACGGACGATGTTACAACCTGGTATTATGTTGTATGCGATAGGGAATGGAAGAAGAAGTCAAACGACGATGACCAATTGAATGCACGGTCTGGTTTCTCTATGAAGCGTAGGCGGTTATCCAAGCGTTGTGGTTGTAAAGCGAGTATATCGTTCAAGTTTTTCTCCGAATGGGGATTACCAAGTTATATCATCCAGGAGTTCAACAAGGCTCATAACCATCATATGGTTGAGTCAGAGCATCAGCAATTTATGTCAATTAATCGAAAGTTGGATGATGTACATAAGAAATTCATTCTTGACTGTTCCAAGGCTAATATAGGGCCCACACTTACATTTAAGGTGTTGAAGGAAATTCTCGGTGGGTTTGACCTTGTCGGTTGCACTGTCAGGGATATCAGGAATGCTTCTCGAGACATCAAAGCATACGCACATGGATTTGATGTGCAAATGGTGTTGGATGATATGGCTAAGAAGAAGGAAATGTCCGAGGCGTTCACGTATCACTACGAAGTAAATGCTTATTACCACATGTTTGGTGATATTGTGGCCTTTGACTCCACGTACAACACAAACAG GTACTGTATGATATTCACTCATTTCACTGGAAAAGATAATCACGGAAGACCT ACATTTCGTCAAATGCATGGGTGTAGCACCCAAGATGATCGTGACAGACAAGATTTGGGCATGAGATCAGCTATTGAAGAG TGGAACAGTAGAACAACGTTGGACTACCACGATGCCACTGCCCCGCCCATACTGGCCACTACTCTGCCATTCGAGAAACATGCTTCCACGCTGTACACCGACAGTATGTTCAAGAAAATACAAGAAGAAACTGTTGAGGGTAATGACAGATGCCGCGTGCTTGGATTTTCATCTACAGAAATGGCTGACACCTACAAGCTTGGGGACATCAATCGCAATTCATATGTTGTCTGTCATGATAAGAATGATGACTCATACTCGTGCGAATGCAAATTATTCGGTAGGCAGGGTTATTTGTGCAACCAtatcttttttttgttccggaacaatgaagtgaaaaaaatcCCAGAGAAATACTACGAAAGCAGATGGATGAAGACTCCCTTAGTCAAGGCTGTACATGGGGAGTTTCATGATGCCCTGCCTACCAGGTCCATCGTTGTCGATAGGCAAACTGTGTCTAAGCAGGCGATTTCGATGTTCTATGGGTTTCTTAGACGATTTGAGACCGACATTGAAGTGCTTCGTGCATTCGTAGGTGGTGTGGAAGAACTTGGCAATTCTCTTCAAGTTGGTACTCCGCCAACGATCGCCTCTGAAAAGAGGCGGATGATTGAAGAGTTTTATGGTATGGTAAGGTCTGAAGTAGTTGAGGTCCATCCTCCGAATGTCGTGAAGACCAAGGGCCACGCTAGCAGCTCAGCAAGCCGTCTGATTTCGAAGAGAGAGAAGGTTGTAAAGGATGCTACTAGGCCTCTAAGACGGTGTAAGGCGTGCGATGAGATGGGCCATCACGACTCTAGAAATTGTCCAATGCTTAAAGAGATGGCGATGGAGAAAGAGACGCGGAAGGGAAAGAGGCCAGCTTGA
- the LOC121745814 gene encoding protein FAR1-RELATED SEQUENCE 5-like: MACSREGEKRVQDKQARRKRKSKKCGCKARVAFKFDSDRGYVIKNLNEEHNHPMVLPNHQKFMRLNRVLDDVHQKFITDCAGVNIGPSLTFKLLTELMGGYESVGCTVLDVRNYTRDIRRYAEGHDAQMILDELRKKKKSCDAFTYEYKVDSSDRMSHLFWCDPLSKKNFLLFGDIVSFDTTYSTNRYSMIFAPFTGKDNHGRAVTFGAGLLCSESADSFSWLFRQFVKCMGVAPKLIITDQDLGMKVAVEEVLVNTRHRWCMWHIMAKVAEKVPKSLLGNTDFKKELNSCVWSELIESTEFEDTWHKIMEEYGLEDTDWFSTMFRSRQYWVPAYFRDFPASSLIKTTSVSESQNSFFKRYSKSKANLVVFLMNFNNALEAQRYQTAKLDYMDANTTSTLKTQWPIEKYASTIFTDSAFKEIQEQILEAYNHCSILAISNESTHDIYKVLDHFSNTWNVTYSELDFAFHCGCKMFLRTGLVCCHIFLVLKHKNFKLIPDNLIGGRWLKSPLVKSAHGVDCEDVSTHIYVDEKKKASSILLGEMLSLYQAVSIDIDQTHELTSILRDVRQQIFADGVVLSAAQKKQRIESFYGGEKPLVVDVHPPEVVKTKGHASRLQPRLEKAMRLKNKPVRQCKKCHEWGHHDSRNCDKIKEKELQRSRRESEI; encoded by the exons ATGGCGTGTAGTAGAGAAGGTGAAAAAAGAGTGCAAGACAAGCAAGCTAGACGCAAACGTAAATCCAAGAAATGCGGCTGTAAAGCTAGGGTTGCCTTCAAGTTTGACTCCGACAGAGGCTACGTAATCAAGAATTTGAATGAAGAACATAATCATCCTATGGTGCTTCCAAACCACCAGAAATTCATGAGACTCAATCGCGTTCTTGACGATGTCCACCAAAAATTTATTACCGATTGTGCTGGTGTCAATATTGGTCCATCACTAACATTTAAATTGTTGACTGAATTGATGGGTGGATATGAGTCAGTCGGGTGTACTGTATTGGACGTTCGCAATTACACCCGAGACATTAGGAGATATGCTGAAGGGCATGATGCTCAGATGATATTAGATGAGctaaggaagaagaagaaaagttgTGATGCCTTCACGTATGAATATAAGGTCGATTCTAGTGATAGAATGTCACATTTATTTTGGTGTGATCCGCTATCAAAGAAGAATTTTTTGCTATTCGGTGACATTGTTTCATTTGACACTACTTACTCAACCAACAG GTACTCTATGATATTTGCTCCGTTCACTGGTAAGGACAATCATGGAAGAGCTGTGACATTTGGTGCAGGTCTACTTTGTAGTGAGAGTGCAGACTCTTTCTCCTGGCTATTCCGGCAGTTTGTGAAATGCATGGGTGTAGCTCCGAAATTGATCATTACTGACCAAGACCTGGGAATGAAGGTTGCTGTCGAGGAGGTCCTTGTGAACACACGTCATAGATGGTGTATGTGGCACATCATGGCAAAAGTTGCTGAGAAGGTCCCAAAATCATTGCTTGGTAATACAGATTTTAAGAAGGAGTTAAACTCATGTGTCTGGTCCGAGTTGATTGAATCCACCGAGTTTGAAGACACTTGGCATAAGATTATGGAGGAATATGGACTTGAAGACACGGATTGGTTTTCTACAATGTTTCGATCAAGACAGTATTGGGTTCCAGCATACTTTAGAGACTTTCCTGCTAGTTCTTTGATAAAGACAACCTCTGTTTCTGAGTCGCAGAATAGTTTTTTTAAGAGGTATAGCAAGTCCAAAGCTAACCTTGTTGTGTTCTTAATGAACTTCAACAATGCTTTGGAGGCTCAAAGGTACCAAACGGCAAAGCTTGATTATATGGATGCTAATACCACATCGACATTGAAGACACAGTGGCCTATTGAAAAGTATGCTTCTACAATATTTACTGACAGTGCATTCAAGGAAATTCAAGAACAAATATTGGAGGCATACAATCATTGCAGTATTTTGGCGATATCAAATGAATCCACTCATGACATCTACAAGGTATTAGATCATTTCTCAAACACATGGAATGTTACATACTCAGAATTGGATTTTGCCTTTCATTGTGGTTGCAAAATGTTTCTGAGAACTGGTCTTGTATGCTGTCACATCTTCCTTGTGTTGAAACACAAAAACTTTAAGTTGATTCCTGACAATTTGATTGGAGGTCGATGGTTAAAGTCCCCACTAGTAAAGTCAGCTCATGGTGTTGACTGTGAAGATGTGAGTACTCATATCTATGTggatgagaagaagaaggcttCGTCTATCTTGTTGGGTGAAATGTTGTCTTTGTACCAAGCTGTTTCTATCGATATTGATCAAACCCATGAATTGACTTCTATACTTCGTGATGTAAGGCAGCAAATTTTTGCCGATGGTGTGGTATTGTCAGCTGCACAAAAGAAGCAGCGTATTGAGTCTTTTTATGGTGGGGAGAAACCCCTTGTTGTTGATGTTCATCCTCCTGAAGTTGTAAAGACGAAGGGGCATGCAAGTAGGCTCCAACCAAGGTTAGAAAAAGCTATGCGGCTAAAGAACAAACCTGTGCGCCAATGCAAGAAATGCCATGAGTGGGGTCACCACGATTCAAGGAATTGCGACAAAATTAAAGAGAAAGAACTTCAGAGATCAAGAAGGGAGTCtgaaatttga